TAACATAGACATTTCTGCTGGATGGTTCCTACTGCTTAACCTTCTGAAACTTTCGATGGCAATGACCTGAACATGTGTTAATAAAACTATTAAATTCTGATGGGCAATATGTACATATGCGTtatatttaccaaaaaaaaaaatttgacatataTATAGTTTATAGAAACTAATGATTGTTATGGGTTTGTAGCTAGATGTTTCCTGCAGAAAACCAAAGTCGGTTTGCTTATGATTTGATCAAATCTCCATCAAAGACAAATTTCAAGATTGCGTGGCCATGATTATATTCCCAAACAaatacttgttttttttttttttttggaactaaATACTTGTTATGTTATGCCCTCAATCAAAGCCTGGTCAatgaagaaagaggaagaagtatacatacatacatacatacatacatacatatagtcTGCACAAAAAGTGGGTTAAATATGGACATGTGCAGATCAATTAATGGTGGTTCTTGAGTTGCATTATTCAGTACTGATTggacaaaacaattttgactGCTTGGAGGAGGAGTTAAAACCAAAGAAGTCACAAAACCAGTTCTAGCCTAAGTTTATAGGGCCGCCTTATCTTATTGGAACCCAACCCTGGAAAAAGGAGGCTACAAACCATGTGCTCCTTCACATAGGTTTGAGAGTATCTAATATAGCATTGTTAATTTCTTGGTCACCACAAGTGGGTGGCTTGGCTTGTCGCCATCTAAGGTTGGAAGAGAAAAGAAGGAACATGTAACTCGGTTGGTTAATAACATTCATTTTTTAAACTAGAGATTTTGTATttgccctcctcctcctccaaattAATATGGCTTGtatagaagaaaacaaaaataaacatacGGAAGAAGCACACACTTCACTAAAGGTTTCAAGACACTTGAAGGTCTACTATAAACTCATTGACAATATGATGAGTAATTGAACTCCTTATTAGAATGCAAATTTTGATAAACTTATATGGGACATctgatccaaaaaaaaaaagaaaaaagaaaaagaagaagaaagataaaCTTATATGGGGCAATTGTTCACGTCCGGACAAGGTTGAACTCAGAAAATACATAAGAACGTGATTGGGTTGTATAGATACATATTTAGTTAGGTAGGTTTCTAAATgctaattgaattaattaatgcAATGACACAAAACAAGACGGCCGAAATCTTATTATTTGATGAATGACCCTCTCAAAGGCTCAAACCATCATTTTCAAATCTCAGTCACATGCTTAGCTCTCAAAGCCAagaaccctctctctctctatttaaACCTCTCCATCCCTCTCTCCCCTCTCACACATCACTTCCAAAACATCTAACattccattctctctctctctctctctctctccattcccAAAACACcaactctccaattttctccctCTTTCTAATTTTGTGCAACAATCTCCTGTCTCCCTCACCACATACCCCAAATGGTTCACCAATCATTTGACCAAGATATTGATTTTTTTGCTAGGAAGTGCATTTGGGTGAATGGTCCTGTAATTGTAGGGGCAGGTCCTTCAGGCCTAGCAGTTGGTGCTGGCCTTAAAGAACAAGGCGTCCCCTTCATTGTCCTAGAAAGAGCCGATTGCATTGCTTCTCTTTGGCAAAAACGCACATATGATCGCCTCAAACTTCACCTCCCCAAGCAATTCTGCCAACTACCCAATTTCCCATTCCCTAAGGACTTCCCAGAATACCCCACAAAAAACCAGTTCATCAACTACCTAGAGTCCTATGCACAACACTTTGACATAAGCCCAAATTTCAATGAGACTGTCCAGTCTGCCAAGTATGATGAAACCTTTGGTCATTGGAGGGTCAAGACGAGTATTTCAACGAGCGACTCAAACCCTTCTGCCTTTGCCGAAGTTGAGTACATCTGCCGGTGGCTCGTGGTGGCAACTGGAGAGAATTCGGAGAAAATAGTGCCGGAATTCGAAGGCTTGGAAGAGTTTAAAGGGAATGTTGTACATGCCTGTGACTACAAGTCCGGCCTCGCTTACCGTGGCAAGCAAGTACTAGTTGTCGGATGCGGAAATTCAGGCATGGAAGTCTCTCTTGATCTTTGCAATCACAATGCAAGTCCTTCAATGGTGGTTCGAGGTTCGGTGAGTAATGAAATTTGACAAACTTTTTTCCTTCCACAGTTTGAGTTCGAATTTCATCAATGACAGGTTTTTAATGAAAGTTTAGTACTCTTCGTTTATTTATTAATACAAGTCAAACTTGAACTTAATGAGTTTCGTTTTCCTCTATTTTTGGTAACAGGTACATGTCTTGCCCAGGGAGATTTTTGGAAAGTCAACCTTTGAATTGGCAGTTTTGTTGATGAAATGGCTGCCACTCTGGCTTGCTGACAAGATATTGCTGATGCTGACATGGCTACTTTTTGGAAATCTTCAAAAATATGGTCTGAAAAGGCCATCTTTAGGTCCTTTGGAGCTCAAAAACATTTCAGGGAAAACTCCAGTGTTGGATATTGGTGCCTTGAAAAAAATAAGATCTGGTGAGATCAAGGTGGTTCCTGGAATCTCAAGGTTCTCTCATGACAGAGTTAAACTTGTTGATGGACAAATTCTTGAGATCGATTCTGTTGTTTTGGCAACTGGGTATCGGAGCAATGTTCCTTCATGGCTCAAGGTtagaattattttattttattcttggaatatttctatatttatgtGTTTGGAAGCTTCTATTTTCAATTCAAATCC
The nucleotide sequence above comes from Malus sylvestris chromosome 16, drMalSylv7.2, whole genome shotgun sequence. Encoded proteins:
- the LOC126606967 gene encoding probable indole-3-pyruvate monooxygenase YUCCA3 isoform X1, which codes for MVHQSFDQDIDFFARKCIWVNGPVIVGAGPSGLAVGAGLKEQGVPFIVLERADCIASLWQKRTYDRLKLHLPKQFCQLPNFPFPKDFPEYPTKNQFINYLESYAQHFDISPNFNETVQSAKYDETFGHWRVKTSISTSDSNPSAFAEVEYICRWLVVATGENSEKIVPEFEGLEEFKGNVVHACDYKSGLAYRGKQVLVVGCGNSGMEVSLDLCNHNASPSMVVRGSVHVLPREIFGKSTFELAVLLMKWLPLWLADKILLMLTWLLFGNLQKYGLKRPSLGPLELKNISGKTPVLDIGALKKIRSGEIKVVPGISRFSHDRVKLVDGQILEIDSVVLATGYRSNVPSWLKENEFFSREGIPKNAFPNGWKGNAGLYAVGFTRRGLSGASLDAIGVSQDISKSWKEETKQKRKSVAARHRRCISHF
- the LOC126606967 gene encoding probable indole-3-pyruvate monooxygenase YUCCA3 isoform X2; translated protein: MVHQSFDQDIDFFARKCIWVNGPVIVGAGPSGLAVADCIASLWQKRTYDRLKLHLPKQFCQLPNFPFPKDFPEYPTKNQFINYLESYAQHFDISPNFNETVQSAKYDETFGHWRVKTSISTSDSNPSAFAEVEYICRWLVVATGENSEKIVPEFEGLEEFKGNVVHACDYKSGLAYRGKQVLVVGCGNSGMEVSLDLCNHNASPSMVVRGSVHVLPREIFGKSTFELAVLLMKWLPLWLADKILLMLTWLLFGNLQKYGLKRPSLGPLELKNISGKTPVLDIGALKKIRSGEIKVVPGISRFSHDRVKLVDGQILEIDSVVLATGYRSNVPSWLKENEFFSREGIPKNAFPNGWKGNAGLYAVGFTRRGLSGASLDAIGVSQDISKSWKEETKQKRKSVAARHRRCISHF